From a single Haladaptatus sp. R4 genomic region:
- a CDS encoding creatininase family protein, with the protein MTVRLDYEPYDLGGMTWEDAETAIPDADFVVLPTGSVEQHSLHLPVTVDTLRAESLSREIVEAAPDHDLSMVRLPTLPYGYSEHHMNYPGTVTLSSDTYQQVIVEIGESMANHGAERLLVLNCHGGNRSPLKLAADRIQRDHGVKTSFVHWTDFARDRLKERFGEGWGHAGDHETSAIELFYPDLVRTEKKEPQVRKADFEARQYTYFDDITEQGGLGDPTQSDPEFLEEVVAETNADILAALNSDIDQE; encoded by the coding sequence ATGACGGTTCGACTCGATTACGAACCGTACGACCTCGGCGGGATGACGTGGGAGGACGCGGAGACGGCGATTCCCGACGCGGATTTCGTCGTCCTCCCGACCGGGAGCGTCGAACAGCATTCCCTCCATCTTCCCGTCACCGTCGATACGCTCCGGGCGGAGTCGCTCTCGCGGGAAATCGTCGAGGCGGCACCCGACCACGACCTTTCGATGGTTCGACTCCCGACGCTTCCATATGGGTACTCCGAACATCACATGAACTACCCCGGGACGGTAACGCTGTCGAGCGACACCTACCAGCAAGTCATCGTGGAAATCGGCGAATCGATGGCGAATCACGGTGCCGAGCGCCTCCTCGTCCTCAACTGCCACGGGGGCAACCGCTCGCCGCTCAAACTCGCGGCGGACAGGATCCAGCGCGACCACGGGGTGAAAACCTCGTTCGTCCACTGGACCGACTTCGCACGCGACAGGCTGAAAGAGCGCTTCGGCGAGGGGTGGGGACACGCGGGCGATCACGAAACCAGCGCCATCGAGTTGTTCTATCCCGACCTCGTCAGAACCGAGAAGAAGGAGCCACAGGTCAGGAAGGCCGACTTCGAGGCCCGTCAGTACACGTACTTCGACGACATCACGGAACAGGGTGGACTCGGTGACCCGACCCAATCCGATCCGGAGTTCCTCGAAGAAGTCGTCGCGGAAACGAACGCGGACATCCTCGCCGCGCTGAATTCGGACATCGACCAGGAGTAA
- a CDS encoding ABC transporter permease subunit → MFEITNFEMGRRVRGTLLLSASLVVFIVLIVALFPSIQQSGADFDTYVQNLPEDARRAFIGNVESITTIDGYLASQFYQIAWLLGLGIYYAYAAASSVAGEVENDTLDLVLAHPVTRTRLVVGKYLALVPSMLVINAISFLAVYLGVQFIGEYLDPAYLFTLHAYSIVYFLACASLGMLASVRFDTARRARTVAVGGIFAMFLVDTTTFDTDYDWIGDFAFTRYFDVGKILTDGTISLHDFAVLAVAAIGLLVLSAELFERRDV, encoded by the coding sequence ATGTTCGAGATAACGAATTTCGAGATGGGACGGCGCGTCCGTGGAACGCTGTTGCTGTCGGCATCGCTCGTCGTCTTTATCGTCCTCATCGTCGCGCTGTTCCCGTCGATTCAGCAGTCGGGAGCCGACTTCGACACCTACGTTCAGAACCTCCCGGAGGACGCGCGCCGCGCGTTCATCGGCAACGTCGAGAGCATCACGACCATCGACGGCTACCTCGCCTCGCAGTTCTACCAGATCGCGTGGCTCCTCGGTCTCGGCATCTACTACGCCTACGCCGCCGCGTCGAGCGTCGCGGGCGAAGTCGAGAACGACACGCTCGATTTGGTTCTCGCCCATCCGGTCACGCGAACCCGCCTCGTCGTCGGGAAGTACCTCGCGCTCGTTCCGAGCATGCTCGTCATCAACGCCATCAGCTTTCTCGCGGTCTACCTCGGCGTGCAGTTCATCGGCGAGTACCTCGACCCCGCCTACCTGTTCACCCTGCACGCCTACTCCATCGTGTATTTCCTCGCGTGTGCGAGCCTCGGCATGCTCGCCTCCGTCCGGTTCGACACGGCCCGCCGCGCCCGGACGGTCGCCGTCGGGGGGATTTTCGCGATGTTCCTCGTGGACACCACGACGTTCGACACCGACTACGACTGGATCGGTGATTTCGCCTTCACGCGCTACTTCGACGTCGGGAAGATTCTCACCGATGGAACGATCTCGCTCCACGATTTCGCCGTCCTCGCCGTTGCCGCCATCGGTTTGTTGGTCCTCAGCGCCGAACTGTTCGAACGACGGGATGTATGA
- a CDS encoding M28 family metallopeptidase, whose protein sequence is MTTLHTNLVGDAYTSTHHWDLLCDLVDLDNRMAGQEGEVEGAELVKDAFETHGLREVAINEFGIPGWWRESSSLTVEHDRTHEFDAQHETVALPGTPSGDVDAELVDVGYGLPKDFEEADVAGKLVMASSMTPDDYGRWIHRAEKYGAAARGGAVGFLFRNHLDGNLPPTGSIGKEDGPGDIPAVGVSKEVGDRLVRYCGSGETTARLTVNCRNEPATSRNIEAVVGPDTDEEVLVTAHVDAHDVGEGANDNGVGTVLVAEIGRLLVEMEDDLETRVRCLVFGSEEVGLFGAYHWAETHDMDAVKCIFNMDGAGYSRTADVYTHGFDPMGEAFAEVREELDVPVEIHDKIRPHSDHWPFVQKGVAGMQGRSIAGESGRGWGHTHGDTLDKLDVRDLRDLAVVFTAGVYKLAEADREIPHKSVAEIRDATVEQGFEPGMRNSGTWPFDGEGQTTAAEADR, encoded by the coding sequence ATGACAACACTACACACGAATCTCGTCGGTGATGCGTACACGAGCACGCACCACTGGGACCTGCTCTGTGATCTCGTCGATCTCGACAACCGAATGGCCGGACAGGAGGGTGAAGTCGAAGGAGCGGAGTTGGTAAAGGACGCGTTCGAAACGCACGGTCTCCGCGAAGTCGCCATCAACGAGTTCGGAATTCCCGGTTGGTGGCGCGAGTCGAGTTCGCTGACCGTCGAACACGACCGGACCCACGAGTTCGACGCACAGCACGAGACCGTCGCCCTCCCCGGGACGCCGAGCGGCGATGTCGACGCCGAACTGGTCGATGTCGGCTACGGTCTGCCCAAGGATTTCGAGGAGGCGGACGTGGCGGGCAAACTCGTCATGGCTTCCAGCATGACGCCGGACGATTACGGGCGCTGGATCCACCGCGCCGAAAAATACGGGGCGGCGGCACGCGGGGGTGCGGTCGGGTTCCTCTTCCGAAACCATCTGGACGGCAACCTTCCCCCCACCGGAAGCATCGGCAAGGAGGACGGTCCCGGCGACATTCCCGCCGTCGGCGTCTCGAAGGAGGTCGGCGACCGACTCGTTCGATACTGCGGAAGCGGCGAGACGACCGCCAGACTGACCGTGAACTGCCGAAACGAACCGGCGACCTCCCGAAACATCGAGGCCGTCGTCGGACCGGACACCGACGAGGAAGTGCTCGTCACCGCGCACGTCGATGCCCACGACGTGGGCGAAGGTGCGAACGACAACGGTGTCGGGACGGTGCTCGTCGCCGAAATCGGTCGCTTACTGGTCGAGATGGAGGACGACCTCGAAACGCGCGTTCGCTGTCTCGTCTTCGGGTCCGAGGAGGTCGGCCTGTTCGGCGCGTACCACTGGGCGGAAACGCACGACATGGACGCGGTAAAATGCATCTTCAACATGGACGGCGCGGGCTACTCCCGCACCGCCGACGTGTACACCCACGGCTTCGACCCGATGGGCGAAGCGTTCGCGGAAGTCCGCGAGGAACTCGACGTTCCGGTCGAGATTCACGACAAAATCCGGCCGCACAGCGATCACTGGCCGTTCGTCCAGAAGGGCGTCGCTGGTATGCAAGGTCGGTCCATCGCGGGCGAAAGCGGCCGCGGGTGGGGTCACACGCACGGGGATACGTTGGATAAACTCGACGTGCGCGACCTCCGTGACCTCGCCGTCGTCTTCACCGCGGGGGTGTACAAACTCGCGGAAGCGGACCGGGAGATACCACACAAGTCCGTCGCGGAAATCCGTGATGCGACGGTCGAACAGGGGTTTGAACCCGGAATGCGAAACTCCGGAACGTGGCCGTTCGACGGCGAGGGGCAGACGACGGCGGCGGAGGCCGACCGATGA
- a CDS encoding ABC transporter ATP-binding protein produces MSVPEPIVIEELTKYYGDVRGVEDLTFSIEPGEVFGFLGPNGAGKSTAIRVLLGLLRPTSGTARVLGHTVTERTRSVEHRIGYVPGDATIYGNVTGAELLDYFAALSGDERREELLDRFPVPIDRNVKNYSRGNRQKLALVQAFMHDPDLLIMDEPTTGLDPLAQNELYELLLDERERGVTVLFSTHVLSEVRKVCDRVGIIRDGKLVALENIGELLGKSGKIVRLDLVETPDPEELLFDGAIDSSRDEDGYYRLVVTGNFDGLVDVLDDYSLRDLEVEETSLEDVFMQFYGGEPES; encoded by the coding sequence GTGTCCGTGCCGGAGCCGATCGTCATCGAGGAACTGACCAAGTATTACGGGGACGTTCGAGGAGTGGAAGACCTGACGTTTTCCATCGAACCGGGAGAAGTGTTCGGGTTTCTCGGCCCCAACGGGGCGGGAAAATCGACCGCGATCCGAGTCCTGCTCGGCCTCCTGCGTCCGACGAGCGGAACCGCGCGGGTGCTCGGGCACACCGTCACCGAGCGGACGAGAAGCGTCGAACATCGGATCGGATACGTCCCCGGCGACGCGACGATCTACGGAAACGTCACCGGAGCGGAGCTACTCGATTACTTCGCGGCACTCTCCGGCGACGAGCGCCGCGAGGAGTTGCTCGACAGGTTCCCCGTCCCCATCGACCGAAACGTGAAGAATTACTCGCGGGGGAACCGCCAGAAGTTGGCGCTGGTACAAGCGTTCATGCACGACCCCGACCTCCTCATCATGGACGAACCGACGACGGGACTCGACCCGCTTGCACAGAACGAACTGTACGAACTGCTGCTCGACGAGCGGGAGCGGGGGGTCACGGTGTTGTTCTCGACACACGTCCTGAGCGAAGTCCGGAAGGTGTGTGACCGCGTCGGCATCATCCGCGACGGGAAACTCGTCGCGCTGGAGAACATCGGGGAACTCTTGGGAAAGAGCGGAAAGATCGTCCGCCTCGACCTCGTGGAAACGCCCGACCCGGAAGAGTTGCTGTTCGACGGGGCCATCGACAGTAGCCGCGACGAGGACGGCTACTATCGACTGGTCGTTACCGGTAACTTCGACGGTCTCGTGGACGTACTCGACGACTACTCGCTCCGGGATTTGGAGGTCGAGGAGACGTCGCTCGAAGACGTGTTCATGCAGTTCTACGGCGGTGAACCCGAGTCGTAG
- a CDS encoding AAA family ATPase, with the protein MVEAFAVASGKGGTGKTTSTLSLGMALAEEYDVTVVDTDTGMANLLFHTGLTDAETTLHDLLIGDREASVEDAVYERFGMNVVPCGTSLSAFERADPDRLQAVVAELAAETDVLLLDSPATLGSKSSILPIVLADRIVVVLQPTIPSLSDGLKVQEYARSYGTGTAGVLFNKVHEDETVDPISEKSERYFDGPTLAAVPDDEAARAARRAGKPLLAHAPDSAAASAYHDAAEALDVRAGESERVAERFRSAVIPDSP; encoded by the coding sequence ATGGTCGAGGCGTTTGCGGTCGCGAGCGGCAAAGGTGGCACTGGAAAGACCACGAGTACGCTCTCGCTCGGGATGGCGCTGGCCGAGGAGTACGACGTAACGGTCGTGGATACCGACACCGGAATGGCGAACTTGCTGTTTCACACCGGCCTGACCGACGCGGAGACGACGCTTCACGATCTGCTCATCGGCGACCGTGAGGCGTCCGTTGAGGACGCCGTCTACGAACGGTTCGGAATGAACGTCGTCCCCTGTGGGACGAGCCTTTCGGCGTTCGAGCGCGCCGACCCCGACCGATTGCAAGCGGTCGTGGCGGAGTTGGCGGCCGAAACGGACGTTCTCCTGCTCGACTCGCCCGCCACGCTCGGCAGCAAGAGTTCGATCCTTCCGATCGTCCTCGCCGATCGGATCGTCGTCGTTCTCCAACCGACGATTCCGTCCCTCAGCGACGGTCTGAAGGTCCAAGAGTACGCCCGTTCCTACGGAACCGGGACGGCTGGCGTGCTGTTCAACAAGGTGCACGAGGACGAGACCGTGGACCCGATTTCGGAGAAAAGCGAGCGGTACTTCGACGGACCGACGCTCGCCGCCGTCCCCGACGACGAGGCTGCGCGTGCAGCACGCCGCGCGGGAAAACCGCTGCTCGCACACGCACCCGATAGCGCGGCCGCGAGCGCCTACCACGACGCCGCAGAGGCGCTCGACGTCCGTGCTGGCGAATCGGAGCGGGTCGCGGAACGCTTCCGGAGCGCGGTCATTCCCGACTCACCATGA
- a CDS encoding COG1361 S-layer family protein, producing the protein MGGVAVAILVCTTLLGAGVAVQGSQSGPSISVFAPDNRVAPGQETRLQLVVANDGSGANGGSTLSGATVEVGDENTPITVLSNRVPVGTLPPGTQQSVPVRIRVGERATAGEYVLPVRVTYTTDSGERTVLRYVSVQVERSPRFRVVNTTVNASAGETGTLSLAIRNAGTVGAFDASVVVNSTDPSIRFGNNATTAETSVGEWLRTDTKYVRFPLQVGPDTDARNVTAQVRVAYDTRTGERRLSDPLYIGIRPQTKPSFAVRNVTSTLRVGDTGRVSGRVENTGNRTLDDATLILSPSNGTALRPAETQFPLGTLPNNSSHRFGFDLDATNATNPGPRDFTARLTYRDGSGVRRVTDPISVPVRVKPRREPFVVTATDANFTVDSSGTLRVRVKNNAGKRLSNVTARLLVSDPLSSDDSESYVGVLGPGNSSSASFQLTVSGKAIPDRHPVAVAISYETPNGDQRQAGPYAVPVNVRQQSGFGSSVISVGVVVGVLVLGGLWWLRRR; encoded by the coding sequence ATGGGGGGTGTAGCGGTCGCGATTCTCGTCTGTACCACGCTGTTGGGGGCAGGGGTGGCGGTACAGGGGAGTCAAAGCGGGCCCAGCATCAGCGTCTTCGCACCGGACAACCGGGTCGCACCGGGTCAGGAGACCCGACTGCAACTCGTCGTGGCCAACGACGGGAGCGGTGCGAACGGCGGTTCGACGCTCTCGGGCGCGACGGTCGAAGTCGGGGACGAGAACACGCCGATAACGGTGCTGTCGAATCGCGTCCCGGTCGGGACGCTCCCTCCCGGAACACAACAGTCGGTGCCCGTTCGAATCCGAGTCGGAGAGCGGGCGACGGCGGGTGAGTACGTCCTGCCGGTTCGAGTGACGTACACGACCGATTCCGGCGAACGGACCGTTCTTCGATACGTCTCGGTACAGGTGGAGCGCAGCCCCCGGTTCCGAGTCGTGAACACGACGGTCAACGCGAGCGCGGGCGAGACGGGAACGCTCTCGCTCGCCATCCGGAACGCGGGGACGGTCGGGGCGTTCGACGCGAGCGTGGTCGTCAACTCGACGGACCCCAGTATTCGGTTCGGGAACAACGCCACGACGGCCGAAACCTCGGTCGGCGAGTGGTTGCGCACGGATACGAAGTACGTCCGGTTCCCGCTCCAAGTCGGGCCGGACACCGACGCCCGCAACGTCACCGCACAGGTCCGCGTCGCGTACGACACCCGAACCGGTGAACGGCGGCTTTCGGACCCGCTGTACATCGGGATTCGACCCCAGACGAAGCCCTCGTTCGCGGTTCGTAACGTCACCAGCACGCTCCGCGTCGGCGACACGGGACGCGTTTCGGGCCGCGTCGAGAACACCGGGAACCGGACGCTCGACGACGCGACGCTGATCCTGTCGCCGTCGAACGGGACCGCCCTTCGTCCCGCGGAAACCCAGTTCCCGCTCGGGACCCTGCCGAACAACAGTTCGCATCGGTTCGGGTTCGATCTGGACGCGACGAACGCCACGAACCCCGGTCCACGCGATTTCACCGCCAGACTCACCTACCGCGACGGGAGCGGCGTGCGTCGCGTGACCGATCCGATTTCCGTTCCGGTCCGGGTGAAACCGCGACGCGAACCGTTCGTCGTCACCGCGACGGACGCCAACTTCACCGTTGATTCGAGCGGGACGCTCCGGGTACGGGTGAAGAACAACGCCGGAAAGCGCCTCTCGAACGTCACGGCGCGACTGCTGGTTTCGGACCCGTTGTCGAGCGACGACAGCGAGTCCTACGTCGGCGTCCTCGGCCCCGGAAATTCGTCGTCCGCCTCGTTCCAGTTGACCGTGAGCGGGAAGGCGATTCCCGACCGACACCCCGTCGCAGTCGCCATTTCCTACGAGACGCCGAACGGCGATCAGCGCCAGGCCGGACCGTACGCGGTGCCGGTGAACGTTCGACAGCAATCGGGTTTCGGGTCGTCGGTGATCTCGGTGGGAGTCGTGGTCGGTGTGCTGGTGCTCGGGGGACTGTGGTGGCTCCGACGACGATGA
- a CDS encoding helix-turn-helix transcriptional regulator codes for MYPRNNDLTSPPLAQVFVYPARMKFLAVLADDPDGSFSATELADHAGTAPSTWTNHRDELLDLELVETVDADGAHPEYTLATTTHARLLQRLSDELDDVIYELRDPISDAIGGFTR; via the coding sequence ATGTATCCCCGGAACAACGATCTCACGTCACCACCCCTCGCGCAGGTGTTCGTCTATCCCGCACGGATGAAATTTCTCGCCGTGCTCGCCGACGACCCGGACGGAAGTTTCAGCGCGACGGAGTTGGCGGACCACGCGGGAACCGCACCGAGTACGTGGACGAACCACCGCGACGAACTGCTCGACCTCGAACTGGTCGAAACGGTCGATGCCGACGGTGCACACCCGGAATATACGCTCGCCACGACGACACACGCGCGACTGTTACAGCGGTTGTCCGACGAACTCGACGACGTTATTTACGAACTCAGAGATCCGATATCGGACGCTATCGGCGGTTTTACGCGATGA